A genomic window from Coregonus clupeaformis isolate EN_2021a unplaced genomic scaffold, ASM2061545v1 scaf0206, whole genome shotgun sequence includes:
- the LOC123484152 gene encoding glycoprotein hormones alpha chain 2-like, whose amino-acid sequence MEGAVGSTLNTEQASTKINIHRILPTITKMCLLKSTGVSLILSILLFIADSYPNSEKTNSKFYWAVRKCTLKPNTIFPNIMQCTGCCFSRAYPTPLRSKQTMLVPKNITSEATCCLQKEGKRVRQYLANKVEGFPVTNHTECHCSTCYYHKS is encoded by the exons ATGGAGGGAGCAGTAGGGTCTACACTGAACACCGAACAGGCTTCCACCAAGATAAACATACACAG GATATTGCCAACCATCACTAAAATGTGCTTGTTGAAATCAACTGGAGTATCCCTCATTCTGTCCATACTTCTATTCATCGCAGACTCTTATCCAAACAGTGAGAAGACAAACAGTAAGTTTTAT TGGGCTGTGAGGAAATGCACACTGAAGCCGAACACAATCTTCCCCAACATCATGCAGTGTACAGGCTGCTGCTTCTCCAGAGCTTATCCAACCCCACTACGGTCCAAGCAAACCATGTTGGTCCCCAAGAACATCACCTCTGAAGCTACATGCTGCTTGCAAAAAGAAGGGAAAAGAGTAAGACAATATTTAGCTAATAAAGTA GAAGGCTTCCCGGTGACGAACCACACAGAGTGTCACTGCAGCACCTGTTATTACCATAAATCATAA